In a genomic window of Leishmania donovani BPK282A1 complete genome, chromosome 32:
- a CDS encoding NADH dehydrogenase subunit NI8M, putative: MSWRARFTPCVGSLTVWLNPKDPNCFGVRNWWRNNLPELQLLNPFCTFTIQELSFGEPHMYVNYTPTDQRMIRLAGATEEECEEIMEACITYGMNHAIIERPRTDDGGDLVNQPAITSFGYTESFTAKLEVAPPADIGQKTTEGVDDPGQKPRLYPRNVGCKLMP; the protein is encoded by the coding sequence ATGTCTTGGCGGGCGCGCTTCACGCCCTGCGTGGGCTCCCTCACAGTGTGGCTGAACCCCAAGGATCCGAACTGCTTCGGCGTGCGCAACTGGTGGCGCAACAATCtgccggagctgcagctgctgaaccCCTTTTGCACGTTCACAATACAGGAGCTTTCCTTCGGTGAACCGCACATGTACGTCAACTACACGCCAACAGATCAGCGCATGATCCGGCTAGCCGGGGCGACTGAGGAGGAGTGCGAGGAGATCATGGAGGCGTGCATCACGTATGGCATGAACCACGCCATTATCGAGCGTCCGCGAACCGACGACGGTGGTGACTTAGTGAACCAACCAGCCATCACATCCTTTGGCTACACTGAGAGCTTCACCGCGAAGCTGGAGGTGGCACCGCCTGCGGACATAGGCCAGAAGACGACGGAGGGCGTCGATGATCCAGGCCAGAAGCCGCGCCTCTACCCTCGCAACGTGGGCTGCAAATTGATGCCATAG